A genomic segment from Ramlibacter agri encodes:
- a CDS encoding branched-chain amino acid ABC transporter permease, translating to MLSRLLSNDYPRSRVLAVILLAIFLALAVTPFAIPGVKALNVAAKVLVFIVLVASFDLLLGYTGIVSFAHTMFFGIGAYGIAIASTRMGAGWSALVVGTACALALSFVLALAIGLFSLRVRAIFFSMITLAFAAAFQTLASQLSDFTGGEDGLTFKMPAVLSPSFELTERIDGRILCYYLLFVLAVVLFLALLRIVNSPFGRVLQAIRENEFRAEAIGYRVVVYRTVSSILSALFATLAGAMLAIWLRYNGPDTTLSFEVMLDVLLVVVIGGMGTIYGAVIGSGLFVVAQSYLQDLLKLASDAASGLPWLAALLSPDRWLLWLGVLFVLSVYYFPTGVVGRLRALGPAKTN from the coding sequence ATGCTGTCCCGCCTGCTTTCCAACGACTACCCGCGCAGCCGCGTGCTGGCGGTGATCCTGCTGGCGATCTTCCTGGCGCTGGCCGTCACGCCTTTCGCCATTCCCGGCGTCAAGGCGTTGAACGTCGCGGCCAAGGTGCTGGTGTTCATCGTGCTGGTGGCGAGCTTCGACCTGCTGCTGGGTTACACCGGCATCGTGAGCTTCGCCCACACCATGTTCTTCGGCATCGGCGCCTACGGCATCGCGATTGCCTCGACGCGCATGGGCGCGGGCTGGTCCGCGCTGGTGGTGGGCACGGCTTGCGCGCTGGCGCTGTCCTTCGTGCTGGCGCTGGCCATCGGCCTGTTCTCGCTCAGGGTACGCGCGATCTTCTTCTCGATGATCACGCTGGCCTTCGCGGCGGCCTTCCAGACCTTGGCCTCGCAGCTGTCGGATTTCACCGGCGGCGAAGACGGCCTCACCTTCAAGATGCCCGCGGTGCTGTCGCCCAGCTTCGAGCTGACCGAGCGCATCGACGGCCGCATCCTCTGCTACTACCTGCTCTTCGTGCTGGCCGTGGTGCTGTTCCTGGCGCTGCTGCGCATCGTCAACTCGCCCTTCGGCCGCGTGCTGCAGGCGATCCGCGAGAACGAGTTCCGCGCCGAGGCCATCGGCTACCGCGTGGTCGTGTACCGCACCGTCTCCAGCATCCTGTCGGCGCTGTTCGCGACGCTGGCGGGTGCGATGCTGGCCATCTGGCTGCGCTACAACGGCCCGGACACGACGCTGTCCTTCGAGGTGATGCTGGACGTGCTGCTGGTCGTCGTCATCGGCGGCATGGGCACGATCTACGGCGCAGTCATCGGCTCCGGCCTGTTCGTGGTGGCGCAGAGCTACCTGCAGGACCTGCTGAAGCTGGCCAGCGACGCCGCCAGCGGCCTGCCCTGGCTGGCCGCGCTGCTGTCGCCGGACCGCTGGCTGCTGTGGCTGGGCGTGCTGTTCGTGCTCTCGGTCTACTACTTCCCCACCGGCGTGGTGGGGCGCCTGCGGGCCCTGGGCCCGGCCAAGACGAACTGA